In the Lepus europaeus isolate LE1 chromosome 10, mLepTim1.pri, whole genome shotgun sequence genome, tgttaagtttttaaaatacctttGAAACTTATGTAACATTTTCAGAACATATAAAGTAACATAAAATGATAGGTACCGCTTAATAACCTAGTAAATAGAATCTATGCTTCTTTTGCTTGCTCTCAAATGTTCTTGCATAGTTAAGTGTAcctaaaaaaattacttatgacCTGGAAATTGTGATTGTTCAGTTTTCCTTAGAGTATTTGACCTTAAAGCTAGAGCTGATTAAAATCAAAGCCCCATTGATAAATTTTACATGTCAATGAAAGCACTGTgtagaaatgttatttttctaggaTCAGAAgcacaatataaaataaatcactaGCAGTACCTTCCCTGGCAATTTTATTGCTTTCATTAGTGAGGGTTTCAAAGAATTTCTTTTGAAAGCAAATGCTCTTTGTTAGTTCAAAGCATATCAGTTTCAGGGTCTGTGGATTGGAGAGCTGTGTGACAGACTTTGAATGCTTGTTGATGGCGATCTGCTAAAGGAGCTGTTCAGCTCTGTTTCATCAGACACCTGTTTTCTGAAAGGATTCCTTATATTATCATGTAAAGGAGTCAGAACAGTTTTTGGCTGTGAAGTCCTTGAAGTTGTCTTGTACTAAGAAAGAGACTATTGGGATTTGATGTGTGTGGAGATGCATTGTCCCGTGTTCTAAATCAGCAAGACTCAGTATCTTATTTGAACTCCCTAACTTTCCCACTTGGCATCAGTGGTAATGTGCTATAACATGGAAGCCATCTTGTGAAGTAGTAAGgataaaggaaacattttaaaatagacattacctgaatattttctttgccttAATGAAAAACTTAAATGCAAGAAAGCAAAAGTTGGGGTGTGCTGGGGTAGGGGGAACCAAACAAATTGAATGTATCAGAATTCAGAATGTTAAGGTTTTTAGGTTGTTGCAGGATGGAAGACAGTTCATGTTAAGGAGGAAAAAAACCTGTAGAGCTGACAACAGAGTTGCAAAGAAGCAATAATAAAGCAAATGTCTgttcatattattaaaatatgcttattttactTATGATTTACTTTGGTTTATTTTGATTGCATTAATTATTCAAAATATAGCGACGGATACAGAAAGTTTACTTTTGGATATTCAGTAGATATGTCAAATGAAATTATGAAAGAGCATATATACGATTGCTTCTTTGTGTAatgtgaaaattttaaatcagTTGAAGATTTAAGTTCCATATATTTAACCAAcaaaaaaataacttgaattaatttttgtttcaagGTTTTCCACAGTAAAAGCAAATTTGTTCCACAAATCAAAGGTAATTCAATCATCCATGAAACTGAATACAAAAGAAATTTCAAGGGTTTATCTCCAGTGAAAGAACCCAAATTAAGAACTGATTTGAAAGAAAACGGAATTTGTGAAACACTATCTCCTGAAAAGAAGGTACATAACCTCTtacctttaaacaaaaaaaaaaaattccccttgATTTCAGATTCTACACATTTTCTTTCACTAATAAGTAATGTATAGGTATTATATTTaatagttcattcattcatttgttaaaCTAATGTCAGGTGTATATGGAGTGCCtgctaggagccaggcactgggtAGAACTGAGAATGCAAGGATAAGAAACACTAGCTCTTGGGCTGGTGGGGAGACATAAACAAATTGTTAAAGATAATATGGTATGATGAATACTTATAAGTACAGCAGGAAAATCTATGTGTGATATCTGGTGGTTGGTCTTACAGGAGTGCAAGCTTCAGGGTTCATAATTATAACAGAAATACTTGTTTTAAgtaatgaaattaaatataaaaacacatgTATTTTTAGCCTAGCATGTCAAGTTATAGCCAGTGTAACGCATAATATTTACCTCAGGATATACAAACAACTGCTTCTGTGTATGAAATTATAGCTATTTAAGTTGCAGCACCAGGCAAAAAATAATTGTGAATTATAGGTAATTGGAATATAAATACTATTTTCAAATCTCCTGAAATGATGATACCTGATACTTTATGGCTTCTAAAAATAGAAAGTATATGACTTAACTATGACTAAATGgggatatatgtgtatatgtatatacatgtgtacacacacacacacacacgacctaTGCTGAGTTACTGGTCAGCAAAAAAGAGTTGTTAAGTTACTCAGTAAGCATACTCACTAGGATGTTATGTTTAACTACTGTAACAATTAAATGTTAGTTTATAATATTAAGGACAAATGTTAAGAATTTGAACAATGGTTCAATATGTAGtaacaaagttttattttgacatgtatttatttgttaattttcaaattttcttcccTAACCAAACATCTGTAGTCTTTATTGTTAGAAAATGAAGTAATACCCTGAggtatacttaaaaaaaaaaccacttataCTAGTTTCCGAAATTtgcttgttaatttttttgtgatttctgtAACCTTTCACAGTTGAAGCCTActtctagaaacagaaatataatacaATATCCGAGTCCAACTTTTATAACATCTATGTTTTCACTGTAATGTATAACATATTTTAAGTGTGAAAAGcttaaattatttccattttagtgTAATAAAACAGACACTCCTTTAAAATTAGAAGCAGAGATGGCATCAAAAGACTCAAACCAGCCTAAAAAGAAACTTACTCCTTGGAGACATCAAAGGCTTGGGtatgtattagtttttttttttttttaatcagggtatTTAGATGATCAACCTGGGtgaaatatttactttcttttcacTTCTATTAGGAAGGTGAATTCTGAATATAGAGCAAAATTTCTGAGCCCAGCTCAGTATTTCTATAAAGCTGGCGTGTGGACACGAGTGAAGGAAAGTGTGCCAAACCAGGTGAGTGCACATAGACTCAGTAAGCTTTCATCTTTGGGTCTGTATAACAACTTAACTTCACAGTGTATTTCATTTAGTAATAAAGATGGTAACTTAAAGAGATAACAATAGTAGCACTAAAAGTGTCAGGAACTTAAAGTTGTATGAATAAGCATGTATCagtgtatttactttttttatactAACAAGCACTTGAGAGATTAATAATTACTGTTAAAGtctttaaagttaaaaaacacttttttttttttacaatcaaACATTTAATTGTCTATAAACTCAGATGATAGTATTAcgaatttgattattttataacATCCAGTCCTCTAATGTCTCAACTGAAGATTAATTTTcaagattaaataatttttctgataGTGGCCCCCATCTTTCTGTGATACAGAAGAGGATTGTTGGTGTTATTGTTGATTTAAGATCTGTTttttgggctggcaccgtggctcactagactaatcctccgcctgcggcaccagtactccaggttctagtcccgcttagGGCGCtggttctgccccagttgctcctcttccagtccagctctctgctgtggcttgggaaggcagtggaggatggcccaagtgcttgggccctgcacccgcatgggagaccgggtggaagcacctggctcctggcttcagatccgcgcagcgcaccggctgtagcagccatttgcggggtgaaccaatggaaggcagacctttctctctgtctgtctctccctgtctaactgcctgtccaaaaaaaaaaagatctgtttttTTAAGGTTTCCCCTTATGATATTTTGGcacataattttttgttttattaatcaTAGTTGGTGGCTATACATATTTAAATTAGTAGCATCATTGCCTTAACCTCTTTGGGCAAAATACTTAAATAAGTTGGAGTTAGgaaaagaataataatttttagCTAAGAAGTCAATGATTAGTGATGGTAATACGATTTTAGTTGAACAGGTTATAGACACTTAATATTGGCTGTGTTTTACTCAAGTCTTAGACTGTTTTACCCCTCTGAAATACGTTTCCTATCTGTGGCTGCTTATGAGATACCTAAATATAAGAAACTGTTATTTTCCTACTCCTAACATTTGATGAAGGaatatacaagagtacttcaaaaagttcatgggaagatggaattaaaagatgtttatttggctGGCGttggggctcaacaggctaatcctccgcctgtggtgctggcacactgggttctagtcccggtcagggcactggattctgtcccggttgctcctcttccagtctagctctctgctgtggcccgggaaggcaggggaggatggcccgagtgcttgggccctgcacccgcatgagagaccaggagaagcacctggctcctggcttcggattggcgtggtgcgctggccacagcggccactggggagtgaaccaacggcaaaggaagacctttctctctgtctctctctctcactgtctactctgcctgtttaaaaaaaaaaaaaaagatgttggtgtaaaatattttcaaattcatgcatatgagggtctcagaaagttcatgacAACTCTGTACTCTGAAGCAACCATGGATTTCAAACAACGTTTTGCTCCAAAGTGaagctatcttttaattctatttttcttgaactttttgaaatgcccttgtgTGAATCCACAAATGCACTTTGAACATCACTGATGTTATCATTAGGATATTAAGTcattttttgtcatttctttttatattttttgaatattatagtttttgaatctttttatagTTTAATCTCAGGCTACTTTATCCTAAGTTCCAGGTATTTATTCATAGAACACACAGTTGATATTTTTTGGCTGGTGGTTGTGTTTTTGTCATCTCCTTAATATACCCTCTTGCACTGTTGCTTTCTAAAGTTCTCGCTTAAaggattgcttttatttttaaatttttatttaaaaaagtagagagcatcttctatccactggttcgctcccacaaatgctgccaacagccagggctgggcgacgccaaagccaggagcctagaacattatttaggtctcctatatgggtggaaggaacccgagtacttgagtcgtcactgctgcctcactGACAtggtagcaggaagttgaattggaagcagaggcaggatcattctcagatactctgatacaggatgcagttGTCCCACCCAGAGACCCATTGTCCCGCTACATGCCCATCCCAGGACtgtttttatataataataaGCAGCACTTGTAATTGTAAGATCCCCAGCCTCAGAACAACTACTGAATTGATATCGAAGCCATTTTCCTCTCAACAGTCCTGTACTCTTGTAATCATCCAGACTACTTTGGCTGAGGCAATTTTATTCTTTGTGCTCCACAAATAGGACTTTGTTTCAAGATAAAGTCCCACATTTGAGAGACATCCTGGAATTTGACAGACATTGTTAAGGACTAGATGTCATTTTGGGAGGCGTGATTGTtggcagaaaattttattttccctcttttccCCCAGTTTTCTGAGTTTGAATTTTCTGCATATAAATTTGAACAATTTAGTTAAATTATTAATTTGGGAAAGTCAATTCAGAAGTGAAAGAATTCTACTGACAATGTGTGTATTATATAATTGGATGGCATGACTTGACATGGGAAGCTGTGTGTGTATGGTTTCAGTTTACTCAAGAATGTTTttctcccatcttttttttttttaacattttttttaaagattttatttatttatttgagaggtagggttacagacatcgagagggagagacagagagagaggtcttccgtccgctggttcacttcccaaatggccacattggctggagctgggctgatccaaagccagaagccaggagcttcatgtgggtgcaggagcccaaggacttgggccatcttccactgtttttccaggccacagcagagagctggataagaggagcagctgggactagaaccggtgcccatataggatgccggtgctgcaggcagaggattaacctactgtgtcacagtgctggcccctctcccatCCTTTCTGATAGCTCTGGTTGTTGGCTGTAGTggctattcctttttatttttcataattaacattttaaactcacatataaaaattttacatatttagagCATACCATATGATGCTTATGTCATGGTTATTCTTAATATTGAGTTCACATTGTTGAGTTTATTCTCTTTCTAGTAGAACAATTTACTTTGGGATATGTCAACCTCTTAGTCTTTCATCTTAGGTTAGGATTGTAGAagtttaaaatgatatatttggAAAACATAAATTAGTGCTACAATTAATAATGATTACTTATAAAGTGAATTTAAAGCATGGAATTTTAAATGTCAGTAATAGAGCTGAATAAAGTTTTACAGAATTTCTGTAAAGtctgtcttctccctcctccctaaacaaaattgatatgaaaactggatctctgtacATAAAGGGGATATTCATGTGGCCCCTCAGCCATCAAGCAGTGAGATTCTTCAGTGGATGGAGTGCCTCAAttgaatttcttttgtattgTGGAATTGTATTAAGAgaagccagcaggtggcagtaTAATGTATTAAATGAAAGGATTTAGAATGGGTATATAGGTTTCCTTTTCATATGAAAATATGTCACTTGCATATTAGGGAATTCAAAGGATCTTATTGTTCATGAGAGCATTTTATGTCTTGTCACTTTGTTGAACATGTTGCAATGATTAATTTGCGGTTATTCTTGTATATGTTTAGTACATTTCTAGAAAGTTGAGGTTTTAGTGCTTCCAAGAGGATGTTGAGGAATGTATAGAAAAAGCCCCATAACTTTGCCACTGGGGGAGAGGGGCTTCTCCGGTAGTAGCAGCTGTGAAGTCAGCAATTAGAGctggcctaggggtttcttgcctgtaaGTACTGTACAAGAGGTAGGCGAGTAGGACAGTATTTAGGTTACCTGTTGTCAGCAGCACCTGATGTGGCCATCAGGGTGTGGCTGATTGTCAAGGTAGGTAATATTAACATATCCTGGTTATTGAATTAAACATTACTGAAAATACTAAGAAATACTGCGAAGTTTGATATATATTTAGAAGAAAGATTGATTCCATTGATTCCCATTGGTATTCGATTATGACCTTAACTTGTCATTaagtgtgtttctgtattcctccCCTAGGGTTCTCTAAATGCCATGTGGTATGCAGAGGTTGGTtgcttttgagtttttaaaagctataatAATGCATAGAGTACTTGTGTAATTTCAGTTGGAATAAAAAGTAGGTGTCAATATTTTTCTTAGCTACAAATTCCTCCCTGCCTGCTGGTCTGACAGTAACTGCATCATGCTTAAGCTTGATTGttttaatttctgctttttatGCACATAGTCTGATGACCATATGTGGtggctgttttctcctttttttttctctttggtctCTGGCTATATTTGTGCAATGTCTTTGATGTGCTACTTGGTAATATTTGTAAAGGGGCATTTACAATTAAAAACGATGTCCAAACTCTCTTGTCCAGGTTAAAGAACTCCGAGAGAAGGCTGAGTTTTACAGGAAGAGAGTCCAGGGAACACATTTTTCTCGGGACCATCTGAATCAGATCGTATCTGATAACAACCGCTGTTGGGATGTCTCCTCCACCACGAGCTCAGAAGGAACCATTAGTAGCAACATCAGAGCATTAGATCTGGCCGGGTGAGGTGCTTTCTGGAAGCCTGTGTGAATCATGGAATGCTATAGGAAAGTGGCCTGACTGCCCAGAACTTGCCTCCTAGTCCACTGGATGTAGACTGGCTAtttctattgaattatttttagtttAGTCTCTGTTGTGAAAAATAAAGCTAACTATACTTGCTTTaattatttgtatataaatagCATGTAATGTAAATATGGGAGACTGcacattatatattattaataattaatagcAAAGTAGGGATggttatatgatatatataaaatgactttaaaaagtaCAAGAAAAACCTAGAGACTATAAGCTAATAGTACATATCCATATCATTCACTAATGGACTTTGAGGCTAATATGGATCTGGGTCCCTAATTTCATGGAAGAATTCTCTGTTGTTCTGAGTTTTGAAGTGAACAAACTTTAACTCTTTGTAAGAGAAGTAACACACTGATGAATTGCAAATAAAATGGTTTTTGGTTGTTACAGTATATTAACACAATCACAGGAACTAAATTAATCTATAAATTCTAAATATGTGACACCtgatttaaaaaacttaaaatctaTTCTTTAATGTATTGGAAAGATGAGTCTAAATTATAAAATTGGAATCAGTTTATTTGATCACAAGTACACAAGGTCTGCACAGACCTCAATTCAGTAACCAAGCAAGTTATACCATGTGAGGTCCTAGTTTATGCATGTAAATGTCATTGTAGGGGCTAAGTATGACTTTTGTCATGAGAGATACAGACATCTGTGTGTGAAGGTAGgagtaagagaagagaaatatattttgggttattttaataaaaactctAGATGGCAAGTTTAATTATATTATAAAAGGAACTCATAATTAGATTTCTTTCTTCACTCCCTGGGCAAGACAATCTCTGCAGGAAACATGTAGGTGTGAACAGTGGAAGAAAATGATAGATGCACTAGATTAGTATAAGCTGGAAAACTCAAACTAATcaaacttaaaataaaacttgCTTTGTTATGCAGAGATCCTACAGGTCCTAAGACTTTGCAGAAATGTCCTTCTACAAAACTGGAAGAAAAAGGGCAGATCTTGGAAGAGCAACCCCAGACAAATACCACGGAGCAATTGGGCATGTCAGGTGCTCCCACCATACCTGTTAGAAGGCGGCTGGCCTGGGATGCAGAGGACACTGGcgaagacaaacagaaacagcccagaggggagaaggaggaagaggaggaggagaaggaggaggagaaggagaaggagaaggggggaAGGGACAAGCAGGTTTGTTCAGGACATCTGGAGAAGTTGGATGCACAGGAGAAATCTAAGGCAGACAAGATGAAAGAAGGGTGAGAGTCTTCAATCATTCAGCATGTAGAGGCATTACGCATGGTTGCTATATATTTTGGTTTTTGTCTCTACAGTGATTCACACTTTTGGTTTTCTGACTAATGAAGATCAGATTTTTACTTTAATATCACAAAGTAGGTGTTGTTCTATAACTTATAACTTGATTCTTCCAGGTATTTGAGTCACCACTAATTATTTGGTAATTAAACCCTTGAACACTGGGCTACCTGGAAAGGAACTACTCAGGGTGTTTCATTTATGTCCTATAACTATGATTTGCCAGatttacaaatggctttggatgAATGTGTCcatgtataatgagaaaaaaagtagTATATTTTAATATGAGATGgtcttacaaaaagaaaaaaaaagaacagatgatgtTTTGTAATATTTAGAAATCATTCTGAAAATAATGAATTCTTGTTTGATGGACAAATTGGTTTGGGGAGTGGTTTTCTACCCTTTACAATGGTGCTTTTTGTCCGTAGTCTAAATCTCTTATTCATTTGTGAATGTTGCAGCTCACCTGGAACTTgggccctgatttttttttaaagatttgtttttatttatttatttgacaggtagagttacagacagtgagagagaaagagagagagagagagagagagggagagagagagagagagagagagagaaaggtcttccttctgttggttcaacccccaaatagctggtgtggctggcgcgctgcgccaatccgaagccagaagccaggtgcttccttctggtctcccatgcttgtgcaggggcccaagcacttgggccatcatcctccactgcactcctgggctacagcagagagctggactggaagaggagcaaccgggactagaacccggtgcctatatgagatgccggcgccgcaggcagaggattagccaagtgaaccacggcgccaggcCCATGGGCCCTGAtttaatggaagatttctcttctgGGTTATTGCTGACTAGTGATCTTTccccttttttgtgtgtgtctgctcCCTCTTGATTGCATGTGGATTTGATGGTTATTGTTTTCACAAGCAAAATGGCCTTTTCTTACAAGTTTTATACCTTGATATTGTACAATGATGGTCAAGTGTTTTTGGTTGTATTTTCTTGAGGAAATGCTTCCTAATAGATTATTTCAATTTGTAGGTCAGATTCTTCTTCTGAATCCTCCTCAGGAACGGGAGGCAGGCTTCCTACTCCGAAGCTGAGAGAACTGGGTGGGATCCAGAGGACTCATCACGATCTTACTACTCCAGCTGTTGGTAATAGGCAGACAGCTCTCGTGTAGACTGCTTTTTCTATGTGATCAATGCAATGGTTTGAAACCtgccattctctgcattttgccAGGTGGTGCTGTTTTAGTGTCCCCATCTAAAGtgaagcctgcagcaccagagcAGAGGAGAGTGTCCCCTCAGGATGGTCTGGAAACCCCAAAGAACGATTTTGCTAAGGTAAATCATTTGTAGTTTGGAAACTGTATCTGTTTTGGAATTATTTCAGTCATATTTAACAAATGAATGATAAGTTCAAAAATGATTGATGCAGATTTTAGAAAATCATCTAATGTATATGAAGATGATTCAACTACGTTTTGTAAAACAAggacattgattttattttattttatttttgagcaatggcaTTGCATTGATGCTAATATATTTTCACTCTTGTCAATACTGACCCAACAGGAGGAGAGACAAGAAAAATAGTACTCTTTATTGAGCCTCAACTATGTATAGCTTATATGCCAGCTATTCTAGGCACTGTTTTAACACTAGAGCTATAGCAGTGAACAAAATAGACAGAAATCCCGGCCCTCATTGCACTTAGCTTCGGGTGGAGGAGGGACACAGTAAATGAGAGCTGTGTAAAGTACATAGTATTTTAGATAGTAATAAACcctaaggagaaaaataaagcaagggaAGTGAGTAGGAAGTGGCGAGGGAAGTCCTCACTGCAAGGGTGGCCTTTGAGCAGAATCTGAAGAAGGTGAGGGATCAGCTTATGTGCCTGTCTGCAAAGGGATTCCAGTCAAAGAGAACAACAAGTGTGAGGTCCCTCAGGTCACAGTGTACCTGCCTGATGGCTCAAGGACCAGCCAGGAGGTCAGTGTGGCTGGAACagtgagcaagagacagagaggagtagGGGCGATGAGATCAGAACACAGTCGTGTGTTGAATTGTGTAGGGC is a window encoding:
- the MDM1 gene encoding nuclear protein MDM1 isoform X2; protein product: MPVRFKGLSEYQRNFLWKKSYLSESCNSSGGQRHPWAGLRSDQLGITKEPSFISKRRVPYHDPQISKSLEWNGAITENKVVASPEPEALETPKPQEVEGVSQEGVLPLEAPRVPKRTRSHSADSRAEGSSDVVDDNESVKRDHKLDTEHEELELSTKLPSENVDNRLDRLLRKKAGLTVVPAHNALRNSEYQRQFVWKTSKDTAPVFPAHQVFHSKSKFVPQIKGNSIIHETEYKRNFKGLSPVKEPKLRTDLKENGICETLSPEKKCNKTDTPLKLEAEMASKDSNQPKKKLTPWRHQRLGKVNSEYRAKFLSPAQYFYKAGVWTRVKESVPNQVKELREKAEFYRKRVQGTHFSRDHLNQIVSDNNRCWDVSSTTSSEGTISSNIRALDLAGDPTGPKTLQKCPSTKLEEKGQILEEQPQTNTTEQLGMSGAPTIPVRRRLAWDAEDTGEDKQKQPRGEKEEEEEEKEEEKEKEKGGRDKQVCSGHLEKLDAQEKSKADKMKEGSDSSSESSSGTGGRLPTPKLRELGGIQRTHHDLTTPAVGGAVLVSPSKVKPAAPEQRRVSPQDGLETPKNDFAKKESRAVSILTSPAAGIKTVDPLPLREDSEINIPKCDEATLPVSKIPAYPMNTPGQSPSPPYALSYWHPSRRIQGSLRHPEFQHNVGKTRTHNFQLPQHGAFNDEDEDRLSEISARSAASSLRAFQTLARAQKRKENFWGKT
- the MDM1 gene encoding nuclear protein MDM1 isoform X3 → MASKDSNQPKKKLTPWRHQRLGKVNSEYRAKFLSPAQYFYKAGVWTRVKESVPNQGSLNAMWYAEVKELREKAEFYRKRVQGTHFSRDHLNQIVSDNNRCWDVSSTTSSEGTISSNIRALDLAGDPTGPKTLQKCPSTKLEEKGQILEEQPQTNTTEQLGMSGAPTIPVRRRLAWDAEDTGEDKQKQPRGEKEEEEEEKEEEKEKEKGGRDKQVCSGHLEKLDAQEKSKADKMKEGSDSSSESSSGTGGRLPTPKLRELGGIQRTHHDLTTPAVGGAVLVSPSKVKPAAPEQRRVSPQDGLETPKNDFAKKESRAVSILTSPAAGIKTVDPLPLREDSEINIPKCDEATLPVSKIPAYPMNTPGQSPSPPYALSYWHPSRRIQGSLRHPEFQHNVGKTRTHNFQLPQHGAFNDEDEDRLSEISARSAASSLRAFQTLARAQKRKENFWGKT
- the MDM1 gene encoding nuclear protein MDM1 isoform X1 translates to MPVRFKGLSEYQRNFLWKKSYLSESCNSSGGQRHPWAGLRSDQLGITKEPSFISKRRVPYHDPQISKSLEWNGAITENKVVASPEPEALETPKPQEVEGVSQEGVLPLEAPRVPKRTRSHSADSRAEGSSDVVDDNESVKRDHKLDTEHEELELSTKLPSENVDNRLDRLLRKKAGLTVVPAHNALRNSEYQRQFVWKTSKDTAPVFPAHQVFHSKSKFVPQIKGNSIIHETEYKRNFKGLSPVKEPKLRTDLKENGICETLSPEKKCNKTDTPLKLEAEMASKDSNQPKKKLTPWRHQRLGKVNSEYRAKFLSPAQYFYKAGVWTRVKESVPNQGSLNAMWYAEVKELREKAEFYRKRVQGTHFSRDHLNQIVSDNNRCWDVSSTTSSEGTISSNIRALDLAGDPTGPKTLQKCPSTKLEEKGQILEEQPQTNTTEQLGMSGAPTIPVRRRLAWDAEDTGEDKQKQPRGEKEEEEEEKEEEKEKEKGGRDKQVCSGHLEKLDAQEKSKADKMKEGSDSSSESSSGTGGRLPTPKLRELGGIQRTHHDLTTPAVGGAVLVSPSKVKPAAPEQRRVSPQDGLETPKNDFAKKESRAVSILTSPAAGIKTVDPLPLREDSEINIPKCDEATLPVSKIPAYPMNTPGQSPSPPYALSYWHPSRRIQGSLRHPEFQHNVGKTRTHNFQLPQHGAFNDEDEDRLSEISARSAASSLRAFQTLARAQKRKENFWGKT